One Amorphoplanes digitatis genomic window carries:
- a CDS encoding YunG family protein, protein MDTELLRTTLLTAWGPDTCDPHDLADWRPENPSRGQCGVTALLVQDLFGGELVLGEVLVDGVKVGHHYWNRLPGGRDVDLTADQFHPPEVVTGGVVRRRPPGAPARCREQYELLRRRVLAALAQPRWPASSSA, encoded by the coding sequence ATGGACACCGAACTGCTGAGAACGACGCTGCTGACCGCCTGGGGACCCGACACCTGCGACCCGCACGACCTCGCGGACTGGCGGCCGGAGAACCCGTCGCGGGGTCAGTGCGGGGTGACGGCCCTGCTCGTGCAGGACCTGTTCGGCGGGGAGCTGGTCCTCGGCGAGGTCCTCGTCGACGGGGTCAAGGTCGGCCACCACTACTGGAACCGGCTGCCCGGCGGCCGCGACGTCGATCTCACCGCCGACCAGTTCCACCCGCCCGAGGTGGTGACCGGCGGCGTGGTGCGGCGGCGCCCGCCGGGTGCACCGGCGCGCTGCCGCGAACAGTACGAGCTGCTGCGCCGGCGGGTGCTCGCCGCCCTGGCTCAGCCCCGGTGGCCCGCCAGTTCCAGCGCGTAG